A single Carettochelys insculpta isolate YL-2023 chromosome 2, ASM3395843v1, whole genome shotgun sequence DNA region contains:
- the AKAIN1 gene encoding A-kinase anchor protein inhibitor 1 translates to MVFAPGEKSENEQEVALQKASKQIVQTAILQAVQQVSQESREKEKRANSSSSLQIERQELTKKHEKK, encoded by the coding sequence GTGAGAAGTCAGAAAATGAACAAGAAGTTGCATTACAGAAAGCCAGCAAACAGATTGTGCAAACTGCCATCCTGCAGGCTGTTCAGCAAGTCTCTCAGGAGAGCCGAGAAAAGGAGAAGAGAGCAAACAGCAGCTCGAGCCTGCAGATAGAAAGACAGGAATTAACTAAGAAGCATGAAAAGAAGTAA